In a genomic window of Chloroflexota bacterium:
- a CDS encoding flavodoxin family protein has protein sequence MKILGIAGSNRKDGNSYLLLREIFQGLPEVETVILQVAELNIRPCELCFDLCAQKPYECVIEDDTRG, from the coding sequence ATGAAAATCCTGGGCATTGCCGGGTCAAACCGGAAGGACGGCAACTCCTACTTGCTCCTCAGGGAGATATTCCAGGGGTTACCTGAGGTCGAGACGGTAATCCTGCAAGTAGCCGAGTTGAACATCCGGCCCTGCGAACTCTGTTTCGACCTCTGTGCGCAGAAGCCCTACGAATGTGTCATAGAAGACGATACTCGCGGGTAA
- a CDS encoding type II toxin-antitoxin system PemK/MazF family toxin, translated as MFVKRGEIYWVQFDPVKGSEQGGLRPALVVQQDVGNRYSPTTVVVAITSTLPPRPYPFVVIVDPAESGLPDRSAVNCAQIATIQKDGPGSLLRPPRGENEIRPIGRLSAEKMAEVDAALKYNLGLD; from the coding sequence TATTGGGTGCAATTTGATCCTGTAAAGGGCAGCGAGCAGGGCGGGCTGCGCCCTGCCCTCGTGGTACAGCAGGATGTCGGCAATCGCTATAGCCCCACCACCGTCGTCGTAGCCATCACAAGTACACTTCCCCCACGGCCCTACCCCTTCGTCGTCATCGTGGACCCCGCAGAAAGCGGCCTGCCCGACCGCAGCGCCGTCAATTGCGCTCAAATAGCCACTATCCAGAAAGATGGGCCGGGCTCACTCTTGCGGCCACCCAGGGGCGAAAACGAAATCCGACCCATCGGCCGCTTGAGTGCGGAGAAAATGGCAGAGGTGGACGCTGCGCTCAAGTACAACCTCGGGCTGGATTAG
- a CDS encoding DUF3795 domain-containing protein, with amino-acid sequence MVKDEDLITYCGFYGGNCARWCGYTKFRDLVALLAEWVDAQGYQHWMPQELHEFDYREFRKGLDFFSKPDTWLVCHRCCKGGDGNPDCEIRKCCRERGLEICFDCDEFPCERVGEDPGMMERSRQYRALGKTEWLRQQVEKANRGFEGHTRKYYQMRATEDPPQT; translated from the coding sequence ATGGTGAAAGACGAAGACTTGATCACCTACTGCGGTTTCTATGGCGGGAACTGTGCGCGATGGTGCGGTTACACGAAATTCAGAGACCTGGTTGCCCTTCTCGCTGAATGGGTGGATGCGCAGGGATACCAGCACTGGATGCCACAGGAACTACACGAATTCGATTACCGAGAATTCCGCAAGGGGCTGGACTTCTTCAGCAAGCCCGATACCTGGCTTGTTTGTCACAGGTGTTGCAAGGGTGGGGATGGAAATCCCGACTGCGAGATCCGGAAATGTTGCAGGGAACGCGGGCTCGAGATCTGTTTCGATTGCGATGAATTTCCCTGTGAGAGGGTCGGAGAAGACCCGGGGATGATGGAGCGCTCCCGACAGTACAGGGCCCTGGGCAAGACGGAATGGCTGCGACAGCAAGTCGAGAAGGCGAATCGTGGCTTTGAGGGACACACGAGGAAGTACTATCAGATGAGAGCCACCGAAGATCCGCCGCAGACTTAG
- a CDS encoding ATP-binding cassette domain-containing protein has translation MLRLENVTIIPANSGEAIVHDVSFTVREREIHALVGPNGSGKSSIAYAIMGLAGYRPQQGRIYFRDQDITALSVTERARLGITLAWQEPVRFEGITIGDYVCAGIRDGDGQRVREALTLVGLDPDLYATRKADASLSGGERKRVELAAVVAMRPRLMILDEPDSGLDIIVYDELHEMLSRIRRDTGAAILLITHREETGDIADAATLLWQGRVLKTGDFSEVMQVYCLAAGRRERCRSKYCPMPS, from the coding sequence ATGCTGAGATTGGAGAACGTAACGATTATCCCCGCCAATTCTGGCGAAGCCATCGTCCACGACGTTAGTTTCACCGTGCGGGAGCGGGAGATCCACGCCCTGGTGGGCCCTAATGGCTCCGGTAAGTCTTCCATCGCCTATGCCATCATGGGACTGGCGGGCTACCGCCCCCAGCAGGGGCGCATTTACTTCCGGGACCAGGACATCACCGCGCTCTCGGTTACCGAACGAGCCCGCTTGGGCATCACTTTGGCCTGGCAGGAGCCGGTTCGCTTCGAGGGCATCACCATCGGGGATTACGTCTGCGCCGGCATCCGCGATGGAGATGGCCAGCGCGTGCGGGAGGCCCTGACCCTCGTCGGCCTGGATCCCGATCTGTATGCCACGCGCAAAGCCGATGCTTCCCTGAGCGGTGGTGAGCGCAAGCGGGTCGAACTGGCGGCAGTGGTGGCTATGCGACCACGACTGATGATCCTCGACGAGCCCGATTCTGGACTGGACATCATCGTCTACGATGAGTTGCACGAGATGCTGTCTCGGATTCGCCGCGACACCGGCGCGGCCATCCTGCTCATCACCCACCGCGAGGAGACAGGGGACATCGCCGACGCAGCCACCTTGCTGTGGCAGGGGCGGGTGCTGAAGACCGGCGACTTCTCCGAAGTGATGCAAGTCTATTGCCTGGCGGCAGGAAGGAGGGAGCGATGTCGCAGCAAGTACTGCCCTATGCCATCTTAG
- a CDS encoding haloacid dehalogenase type II — MLNFDDFEVLTFDCYGTLIDWETGICETLQPIFARHDVRLTLDKALELYAELESEAERGEYREYKTVLRMVLEGFGSRLGFTPSQAELQRFAESVKDWPAFPDSAPALQALKKKYKLAIISNIDDDLFAFSAQRLQTQFDWVITAQQARSYKPSLNNFHLAFERIGLPKGKILHVAQSLYHDIAPAKALGLATVWVNRRHNKPGFGATPPAQARPDLEVPDLQSLAAMMGLM; from the coding sequence ATGTTGAACTTCGATGACTTTGAAGTCCTGACCTTTGATTGCTACGGCACGTTGATTGATTGGGAGACCGGCATCTGTGAGACTCTACAGCCTATCTTCGCCAGGCATGACGTCCGCCTCACGCTCGACAAAGCGCTCGAACTCTACGCCGAATTGGAGTCCGAGGCCGAGCGAGGGGAGTATCGCGAGTACAAGACCGTGCTGAGGATGGTGCTGGAAGGATTTGGCTCCAGGCTGGGGTTCACACCATCGCAGGCGGAATTGCAGCGTTTTGCGGAGTCGGTGAAAGACTGGCCGGCTTTTCCGGATTCCGCTCCCGCTTTGCAGGCGCTGAAGAAGAAGTACAAACTGGCCATCATCTCCAATATTGATGACGACCTTTTCGCCTTCTCCGCCCAGCGACTGCAAACGCAGTTTGACTGGGTGATCACCGCCCAGCAAGCCAGATCCTACAAGCCTTCTTTGAACAATTTCCACCTCGCTTTTGAAAGGATCGGGTTGCCCAAGGGCAAAATCCTACACGTTGCCCAAAGCCTCTACCACGATATAGCCCCAGCCAAAGCACTTGGGTTGGCTACTGTATGGGTAAACCGGCGCCACAACAAACCAGGCTTTGGGGCGACTCCTCCCGCGCAAGCCCGACCGGACTTGGAGGTTCCGGATCTGCAATCCTTGGCCGCTATGATGGGGTTAATGTAG
- a CDS encoding XdhC family protein, giving the protein METKGIIQALSQCLEANEPVALATVVEIKGASPAQVGFKLLVRPDGSVMGNIGGGALEQRIRTEAMAALSEGKSRLVHYTLREKGADAVGMLCGGEATVFVEVYQPAPVLLIVGGGHIGRPLAEMARILGFHVQVVDVRPDRATTPQFDPATITPWTYVVVITESHITDEQALRQVLGTSAAYVGMIGSRRKVGVIFDHLRAEGVPEERLARVHAPIGLDLGGRSPAEIALAILAEIVQVRYGGTGTPKAQVAEERAEA; this is encoded by the coding sequence ATGGAAACAAAAGGCATCATTCAGGCGTTATCGCAGTGTCTTGAGGCCAACGAACCAGTGGCCCTGGCCACCGTGGTGGAGATAAAAGGCGCTTCGCCCGCCCAGGTGGGCTTCAAACTGTTGGTGCGCCCCGATGGAAGCGTGATGGGAAACATCGGCGGCGGGGCGCTGGAGCAGCGAATACGGACGGAAGCGATGGCTGCCCTGAGCGAAGGCAAATCCCGCCTGGTCCATTACACCCTGCGCGAGAAAGGCGCCGATGCCGTGGGGATGCTGTGCGGTGGCGAGGCCACCGTGTTCGTCGAGGTGTATCAGCCAGCGCCCGTCCTGCTCATCGTCGGCGGCGGACACATCGGCCGCCCATTGGCCGAAATGGCGCGCATCCTGGGCTTCCACGTCCAGGTGGTGGACGTGCGCCCCGATCGCGCCACCACCCCCCAATTCGATCCGGCCACCATCACCCCCTGGACTTATGTGGTGGTCATCACCGAGAGCCACATCACCGACGAGCAAGCGCTGCGCCAGGTGCTTGGCACTTCAGCCGCTTACGTGGGTATGATCGGCAGCCGGCGCAAGGTGGGCGTGATCTTCGATCACCTGCGCGCTGAGGGCGTGCCGGAGGAGCGGCTGGCGCGCGTCCATGCCCCCATCGGGCTGGACCTGGGCGGTCGCTCGCCAGCCGAGATCGCCCTGGCTATCCTGGCGGAGATCGTGCAGGTGCGCTATGGCGGGACGGGGACGCCGAAGGCGCAAGTCGCCGAGGAGAGAGCCGAGGCTTAA
- a CDS encoding SufD family Fe-S cluster assembly protein, whose translation MSQQVLPYAILESAREVGFDVDTMLQPDTPKFFLNFNQITAVQEVPGLILTGRELPNGVMADVIVTKGTKIKRPIHLCFGVLPEEGVQEIVPRFIIEDEAEALILAHCSFPQARNLTHRMEAQVMIGRDALFFYEERHYHGPYSGAHVYPAFEVDVGPGSRFETVFSLTHGTVGELVIYLDVYAHERAKVEAVAKAYGRSEKDRVRIRDGIFLEGRDASGVIRLRAAATGGGDVLMVGITEANAPGAKGHVDCKEIVQGAHSTARAIPIVRVTDDQARVTHEAAVGRVSQKELDTLMARGLTEQEAVDMIVKGML comes from the coding sequence ATGTCGCAGCAAGTACTGCCCTATGCCATCTTAGAGAGCGCGCGAGAGGTGGGCTTCGATGTGGACACGATGCTCCAGCCCGACACGCCAAAATTCTTCCTCAACTTCAACCAGATCACCGCGGTCCAAGAGGTGCCGGGACTCATCCTGACCGGACGAGAACTGCCGAACGGCGTCATGGCCGACGTCATCGTCACCAAAGGGACGAAGATCAAGCGCCCCATTCACCTCTGCTTCGGCGTCCTCCCCGAAGAGGGAGTGCAGGAGATTGTGCCGCGCTTCATCATCGAGGACGAGGCAGAGGCATTGATCCTGGCCCACTGCAGTTTCCCCCAGGCCCGCAATCTGACCCACCGCATGGAGGCCCAGGTGATGATCGGGCGCGATGCCCTGTTTTTCTACGAGGAGCGACACTACCACGGCCCCTACAGTGGCGCTCACGTGTACCCCGCTTTTGAGGTGGACGTTGGTCCAGGCAGCCGTTTCGAGACCGTCTTCTCCCTCACTCACGGCACAGTGGGCGAATTGGTCATCTACCTCGACGTCTATGCCCACGAAAGGGCAAAAGTGGAGGCGGTGGCCAAAGCCTATGGCCGCAGCGAGAAAGACCGGGTGCGCATCCGCGATGGCATCTTCCTGGAGGGGCGGGACGCCAGCGGGGTGATCCGCCTGCGGGCAGCGGCCACGGGCGGCGGCGATGTGTTGATGGTGGGCATCACCGAGGCGAACGCTCCCGGGGCAAAAGGGCATGTGGACTGCAAGGAGATCGTGCAGGGCGCGCACTCTACGGCCCGGGCGATCCCCATCGTGCGGGTAACCGATGATCAGGCCCGGGTGACCCACGAGGCAGCGGTGGGGCGGGTGAGCCAGAAGGAATTGGATACCCTTATGGCCCGCGGTTTGACCGAACAGGAAGCCGTGGATATGATTGTGAAAGGGATGCTGTGA
- a CDS encoding winged helix-turn-helix transcriptional regulator — MEIRYQYKGVPRFRIPQPWYEHTNWEPWDEDRVSWLLVNRNRRLIVQALIQGPLTLDELRERLQVHLSPYLTDRSGLALNISPEALTNHLHVMEHHGLIRLEGDRYALNLPVLTLDDQQRMGPLGEALGRELAERLRQAEMEPEWLDPLLERATTTALETLDDDYEWETYRRWVEEYDADVHRNRTVARARIHKVEGKC, encoded by the coding sequence ATGGAGATAAGATACCAATACAAAGGCGTGCCCAGGTTCCGGATCCCCCAACCCTGGTATGAGCATACCAATTGGGAGCCTTGGGACGAAGATCGGGTCAGTTGGCTTTTGGTCAACCGCAATCGGCGGCTCATTGTCCAGGCTCTCATCCAGGGGCCACTGACCCTGGATGAGTTGAGGGAGCGGCTGCAGGTCCACCTGAGCCCTTATCTAACCGACCGCAGTGGCCTCGCGCTGAATATTTCGCCGGAGGCACTGACCAATCACCTGCACGTAATGGAGCACCACGGACTGATCCGCCTGGAGGGAGATCGCTACGCGTTGAACTTGCCGGTCCTGACGCTGGACGACCAGCAAAGGATGGGCCCTCTGGGCGAGGCGTTGGGGCGAGAACTGGCCGAACGCTTGCGCCAGGCAGAGATGGAGCCCGAATGGTTGGATCCGCTTTTGGAGCGGGCCACGACGACGGCTTTGGAAACGTTAGACGATGATTACGAGTGGGAGACCTATCGGCGTTGGGTCGAGGAATACGATGCGGATGTCCACCGTAACCGGACGGTGGCCAGGGCGAGGATACATAAAGTGGAGGGAAAATGCTAA
- a CDS encoding metal-sulfur cluster assembly factor — protein MLTQETILDALRSVTDPEIGMSVVDLGMIREIVLGDKGKVEIKMVLTTPFCPLANMLVEQVRHAAAVVPGVREAKVTLLDEPWDPSWMKQSAP, from the coding sequence ATGCTAACACAAGAGACCATTCTGGACGCTTTGCGTTCAGTAACAGACCCGGAGATCGGGATGAGCGTGGTGGATCTGGGCATGATCCGCGAGATCGTGCTGGGTGATAAGGGAAAAGTGGAGATTAAGATGGTGCTGACCACCCCCTTCTGCCCCTTGGCCAATATGCTCGTGGAACAGGTGCGCCATGCGGCGGCGGTCGTGCCCGGAGTGCGAGAGGCGAAAGTAACCCTGTTAGACGAGCCTTGGGACCCGTCCTGGATGAAGCAATCCGCGCCGTGA
- a CDS encoding radical SAM protein translates to MLLPLQVGILYGPVNSRRLGKSLGINLMPGDYKLCSFNCVYCHYGWTKKHTLDVRPCLSDLPSLDDVVRAVVQAARSALDFDYLTFSGNGEPTLHPQFAELVDAVVKIRDEYRPEVKIALLSNSTGLVYDSVRESLPKIDVPVFKLDVGTEEKFRLINRPARGVRFTSILELLSSLSGIYIQTVLIEGTPSNATAEDLQAYFQQIARIRPREVHIYSTDRPVPDARIALVSPQRLEEIARWGEKETGVRVRAFYRGVRGEG, encoded by the coding sequence ATGCTGCTCCCGCTGCAAGTGGGCATCCTCTATGGCCCGGTGAACTCCCGGAGATTGGGCAAATCCCTGGGCATCAACCTGATGCCTGGGGATTACAAACTGTGCTCCTTTAACTGCGTCTATTGCCACTACGGCTGGACGAAGAAACACACCCTAGACGTCCGGCCGTGCCTGTCGGATCTACCGTCCTTGGACGATGTGGTAAGAGCGGTAGTGCAGGCAGCGCGGTCGGCGCTGGACTTCGATTACCTCACCTTTTCGGGGAACGGCGAACCCACCCTGCACCCACAATTCGCGGAATTGGTGGATGCGGTGGTGAAGATCCGGGATGAGTACAGGCCCGAGGTCAAAATCGCCCTGCTGTCCAATTCCACCGGCCTGGTGTATGATTCGGTGCGCGAAAGTCTCCCCAAGATAGACGTCCCCGTATTCAAGTTGGACGTGGGGACGGAGGAGAAATTCCGCCTGATCAACCGGCCAGCCAGGGGAGTCCGCTTCACGAGCATCCTCGAGTTGCTTTCCTCCTTGTCGGGCATCTACATTCAGACGGTGTTGATCGAGGGGACGCCTTCCAATGCCACGGCCGAAGACCTGCAAGCCTACTTTCAGCAGATCGCCCGCATCCGGCCCCGAGAGGTGCACATTTATTCCACCGACCGGCCCGTCCCCGATGCCCGCATCGCGTTGGTCTCCCCGCAGAGGCTCGAGGAGATCGCCCGGTGGGGGGAGAAGGAGACGGGGGTGAGGGTGAGGGCGTTTTACAGGGGCGTGAGGGGGGAGGGGTGA
- a CDS encoding alanine--glyoxylate aminotransferase family protein — translation MSVTYRDLNPPARLLLGPGPSNADPRVLRAMTTAPIGYFDPDFFQIMDETKQLLQYTFQTSNPLTLPISGTGTAGMEAALCNVIEPGDTVAVCVSGFFSDRMCDIVERCQGKLIRIEAEWGRIIDPQQVESVLKQSKVKVVAVVHAETSTGVLQPLGDISRLAHKYGALLLVDAVTSLGGCPLKVDEWGLDVVYSGSQKCLSCPPGLAPITFSARAQAVLDGRRTKVPSFYLDLSLIRRYWGEERVYHHTPPTNMCYAFREALRVVQEEGLEARWQRHELNHRALMAGLQAMGLEPFAQAGHWLPSLNVVRVPEGIQDAKVRGRLLQDYGIEIGGGLGKLKGQIWRIGLMGYNSTRKSVLLFLAALEAVLQAEGYPVRSGAALTAAEQVYRG, via the coding sequence ATGTCTGTGACGTACCGTGATCTCAATCCGCCAGCCCGGCTCCTCCTGGGCCCCGGCCCCAGTAACGCCGACCCCCGCGTCCTGCGGGCCATGACTACAGCGCCGATCGGCTATTTCGACCCCGACTTCTTCCAAATCATGGACGAAACCAAGCAGTTGCTCCAATACACCTTCCAGACCAGTAATCCCCTCACCCTCCCCATCTCCGGCACCGGCACTGCAGGTATGGAGGCGGCGCTCTGCAACGTCATCGAGCCCGGCGACACCGTGGCCGTGTGCGTCAGCGGCTTCTTCAGCGACCGAATGTGCGACATCGTCGAGCGCTGCCAGGGGAAACTGATCCGCATCGAGGCGGAGTGGGGCCGCATCATTGACCCCCAGCAGGTCGAATCCGTCCTGAAGCAGTCCAAGGTCAAGGTGGTGGCCGTCGTGCACGCCGAGACTTCCACCGGCGTTCTCCAGCCCCTGGGAGATATCAGCCGCCTGGCTCACAAATATGGAGCCCTTCTGCTGGTGGACGCGGTGACATCCTTGGGCGGCTGCCCGCTCAAGGTGGACGAGTGGGGTCTGGATGTGGTGTACAGTGGCAGCCAGAAGTGCTTGAGTTGTCCGCCTGGGCTGGCGCCCATCACCTTCTCGGCACGGGCGCAGGCGGTCCTGGACGGGCGGCGCACCAAGGTGCCGAGTTTCTACCTCGACCTGTCCCTCATCCGGCGCTACTGGGGTGAGGAACGGGTGTATCACCACACCCCGCCCACCAATATGTGCTACGCCTTCCGAGAGGCCCTGCGCGTGGTCCAAGAGGAGGGGTTGGAGGCTCGCTGGCAGCGCCACGAACTGAATCATCGCGCCCTGATGGCTGGGCTGCAGGCCATGGGACTGGAGCCTTTCGCCCAGGCGGGCCACTGGCTGCCCTCGCTGAACGTCGTGCGCGTCCCGGAGGGCATCCAGGACGCCAAGGTGAGGGGCAGGCTACTCCAGGATTACGGCATCGAGATCGGCGGGGGATTGGGCAAACTGAAGGGGCAGATCTGGCGCATCGGCCTGATGGGCTACAACTCCACCAGGAAATCGGTCCTCCTATTCCTCGCCGCGCTGGAGGCGGTGCTGCAGGCGGAGGGATATCCGGTGCGGTCTGGAGCTGCCCTGACCGCTGCGGAACAGGTGTATCGAGGATGA
- a CDS encoding glutaredoxin, translated as MAEQTNVTVEIFTKPGCPYSRALKRKLEHDGTPYVEHNVQKDAAALQRMLALNGGQRNVPTILMGEEVIVGFHGM; from the coding sequence ATGGCCGAGCAAACGAACGTCACAGTGGAAATCTTCACCAAGCCCGGGTGTCCTTATAGTCGGGCGCTGAAGCGCAAACTCGAGCACGACGGCACGCCCTACGTGGAGCACAACGTGCAAAAGGATGCCGCCGCATTGCAACGCATGCTGGCCCTCAACGGTGGGCAGCGCAACGTGCCCACCATCCTGATGGGCGAGGAGGTGATCGTCGGCTTTCACGGAATGTGA
- a CDS encoding GyrI-like domain-containing protein, translating into MWTSPIWTRSGRWATSSSSFAGGSAAGDFARRPVCCGERAGWRSGPDTGAFPSERSRTFTQKRRISAVKIDLRKELKHLYAPSAKVVELVDVPNLHFVMIDGAIRPGETPETSQGFQDAIGALYGVSYTLKFMSKLRKTNPIDYTVMALEGLWWTDSGEFDWSKQQEWKWTMMILQPDHITAEMFHEALQQLKKKRDTPALSRLRFEDFREGLCVQTMHLGPYSEEPQTIERMMAFARENGLRFCGKHHEIYLGDPRRAKPEKLRTVLRHPVERVG; encoded by the coding sequence ATGTGGACTTCGCCTATATGGACACGGTCGGGGCGCTGGGCTACGTCTTCGAGTTCATTTGCTGGCGGATCGGCGGCTGGAGATTTCGCCCGCCGCCCCGTCTGCTGTGGGGAGCGGGCTGGTTGGAGAAGTGGTCCGGACACAGGAGCATTTCCGTCTGAACGGAGCAGGACGTTCACCCAGAAAAGGAGGATATCCGCAGTGAAAATTGACCTCAGGAAAGAATTGAAGCATCTGTACGCACCGTCGGCGAAGGTGGTGGAACTGGTGGATGTGCCGAATTTGCACTTCGTCATGATAGACGGCGCCATCCGGCCCGGTGAGACCCCAGAGACATCCCAGGGGTTTCAGGATGCGATAGGCGCTTTGTACGGGGTGTCGTATACGTTGAAGTTCATGTCCAAACTTCGAAAAACCAACCCCATTGATTACACCGTGATGGCGCTGGAGGGGCTTTGGTGGACGGATTCGGGGGAGTTCGATTGGAGCAAGCAGCAGGAATGGAAGTGGACCATGATGATCCTGCAGCCCGATCACATCACCGCGGAGATGTTCCACGAAGCCCTGCAACAACTCAAGAAGAAGAGAGACACCCCGGCATTATCTCGCCTCCGTTTCGAAGACTTTCGCGAGGGCCTCTGTGTGCAGACCATGCACCTGGGGCCATATTCGGAGGAACCGCAGACCATCGAGCGAATGATGGCGTTTGCTCGGGAGAACGGTCTCCGCTTTTGTGGCAAGCACCACGAGATTTACCTGGGGGACCCGCGCCGAGCCAAGCCGGAGAAGTTGCGCACGGTCCTGAGGCATCCGGTGGAGAGAGTCGGCTAA
- a CDS encoding DUF433 domain-containing protein: MKGKAQARLLGRYIVADPEICHGQPTFRGTRIFVSDVLEMVAEGMAWETIIEQWHNSITKEAIAEAVKLSSEAFLKHADEFALEPIS; encoded by the coding sequence ATGAAAGGGAAAGCACAAGCAAGGCTGCTAGGGCGCTATATTGTCGCTGATCCGGAGATCTGTCACGGTCAGCCAACCTTTCGCGGCACACGCATATTCGTTTCCGACGTGCTCGAGATGGTCGCCGAAGGAATGGCTTGGGAGACGATCATCGAACAATGGCACAATAGCATCACCAAAGAGGCGATCGCTGAGGCTGTAAAGTTGTCAAGCGAGGCATTTCTTAAGCACGCAGATGAATTTGCTCTGGAGCCAATCTCCTAA
- a CDS encoding winged helix-turn-helix transcriptional regulator — translation MDPSVADRRKLAGLFRVLSEPNRLAIFDLLMQGVQCNCEIGKRLGLPMNLVSHHLRVLRDAGLVEAQREPTDARWVYYSVKKAALTECCARITEFLAPSRIQPRLPSCGPASAQPITERLVPSAIHLERD, via the coding sequence ATGGATCCAAGCGTAGCGGATAGGAGAAAACTGGCTGGCCTGTTCCGCGTGCTCAGCGAACCCAATCGTTTGGCGATCTTCGACTTGCTGATGCAAGGCGTGCAGTGCAATTGCGAGATCGGCAAGCGCCTGGGACTGCCCATGAACCTGGTCTCGCATCACCTCCGGGTGCTGCGGGATGCCGGGCTGGTGGAAGCCCAGCGCGAGCCCACCGATGCCCGCTGGGTGTATTACTCCGTCAAGAAGGCGGCGCTGACCGAATGCTGCGCCCGCATCACGGAGTTCCTCGCACCATCGCGCATCCAACCTCGCCTGCCATCATGCGGGCCGGCATCCGCCCAGCCGATCACCGAACGCCTTGTGCCCAGCGCAATCCACCTCGAACGAGATTAG
- the arsM gene encoding arsenite methyltransferase has product METSKTQRIVREAYGKIAQGQGGCGCSCCGPSPREFAMAIGYSEEELTVIPEEANLALSCGNPTALASLKEGEVVLDLGSGAGFDCFLAAARVGPTGKVIGVDMTPQMLERARDTARKHGFGNVEFRLGEIENLPVADNSVDVVISNCVINLSPDKPKVFREIYRVLKPNGRIAISDVALRRELPREVRESPEAYVRCVGGAILVDEYRKIVEASGLKDVRIIVEEPSCCVESINEGLKGESVAECVANIYVEGHK; this is encoded by the coding sequence ATGGAGACATCGAAAACGCAAAGAATCGTGAGGGAAGCCTACGGCAAGATCGCCCAAGGGCAAGGAGGTTGTGGCTGCAGTTGTTGTGGACCCAGTCCGAGAGAATTCGCGATGGCCATTGGCTATTCCGAAGAGGAACTGACGGTGATACCCGAAGAGGCGAACCTGGCCCTCAGTTGTGGAAACCCCACCGCCCTGGCCAGCCTGAAAGAGGGCGAGGTGGTCCTGGACCTTGGCTCGGGTGCCGGGTTCGATTGTTTCCTGGCTGCCGCCAGAGTGGGCCCAACCGGCAAGGTCATCGGGGTGGATATGACGCCCCAGATGCTTGAGCGGGCAAGGGATACGGCCAGAAAGCATGGGTTCGGCAATGTCGAGTTTCGGCTCGGCGAGATCGAAAACCTGCCGGTTGCAGATAACTCGGTGGATGTAGTGATCAGCAACTGCGTGATTAACCTCTCGCCCGATAAGCCCAAAGTCTTTCGCGAGATCTACAGGGTGCTGAAGCCAAATGGGAGGATAGCGATTTCGGATGTTGCTCTGCGCCGCGAACTCCCCAGGGAGGTTCGAGAGAGTCCGGAGGCGTACGTCCGTTGTGTTGGCGGGGCAATATTGGTGGACGAGTACCGAAAAATCGTCGAGGCATCCGGGTTGAAAGATGTGAGAATCATCGTCGAAGAGCCTTCCTGTTGCGTAGAGTCTATCAACGAGGGTCTAAAAGGCGAATCCGTGGCGGAATGCGTAGCGAACATTTACGTGGAGGGACATAAATGA